In Nitrososphaerota archaeon, the DNA window AACCGGAGGACAATACTGAGTGGTGGCGTGGTATTCGACGTCCACCTTCCCCTCCTTGATGTCAAGCTTGTCGATCAGATTCATCTCCACAATTGGCATCCCAATCTCAGGGTCGACGATTTTAGAAATCTGCCTCTGCACTTCCTTCATGTCAACCTGCTCTACGGACATGCTTCTCTTGAAAAACGACCCTCTTCCGCTATAAAAGATTGTCCCGTGGCCTGGCGGCGACCGACTTATGTACACGCAGGCGGTCCCCTATTCAATCCTTGAAACCTGAAGACGTACTGAAATCGATCGAAGAAACTGCCCCGCAGAAAGGTCTCCCAATCATAGGTCCAATAAGAGGCCTCTTCCTCGACGAGGCCGTGAAGGAATACCGCCCCCAGACAATCCTCGAGGTCGGGACGCTGGTAGGCTACAGCGCCATCAGGATGGCCCGCCTCCTGAAGGCCGACGGCCGCATCACCTGCGTCGAAGTCAACGAGGAAATCGCCAAGGTCGCGTGTTCGAACATAGAGAAGGCCGGGTTGACCGAAAGGGTCAGGATCGTGGTCGGGGACGCGAAGGAAGTACTCCCCGATTTGAAGGGAAGCTTCGACATGGCCTTCCTCGACGCCGTGAAGGACGAGTACCTGACGTACCTGAAGTCCTGCGAGCGCCTCCTCCACCCGGGGAGCGTCGTGGTCGCTGACAATGTGAAGTCACACGCGGCGGAGGTCGCAGACTACCTCGATTACGTCAGGAATTCCGGGAAATACCGGAGCACCTACAAGGAAGCCGGATCCAACTACAGATACGGCGCCGGGGTCGCTGAGGGAGACGCCGTGGAAGTAAGCGTCAAGCTCTGAACCCTGCGACCAGGTCCTTCCAGCTCTCGTCACCGTCGAACGGTAGGTACAGCCTGACCCTGTCCACCATGCTTCCGTACCTCTTCGACAGGATCTGTCCTATCTCGTCCCAACGCCCCTTGACGACGAATTCATCCAGCATCTCCTCTGACACCTCCGCAGCCATCTTGTCCCACTCTCCCTTGACCGAATGCTCGTGGAGCCTGTCGCAGATGTCCCCCCAACCGTGCAGATCCATCAACCTCCTGTAGGTCCGGGTAGACGCGTAGAACGCTATCTGATCCCTGTAGGCCTGCCTGACGTTGTCCACCTCTCTCTCGTTCCCTCCCACTGCGGCGAAGACCGATGCAGCGACGCTTACTTTTCCTCTCTTCCTCCCGCTCTTCTGCAGGCCTCTTTCCAGCGAAGGCCCTACCACCTCCCGCAGGTACCGCATGGTATGTAACGGGTGGACGTGGAGGCCGTCGCCGATCTCCCCAACAAGCCTGCACATCCCCTCGTTGACCCCTGCCAAATAGACGGGTATCCTGGGCTGCTCTAGGGGTCCCGGACTGAAGAAGGGC includes these proteins:
- a CDS encoding O-methyltransferase, with translation MKPEDVLKSIEETAPQKGLPIIGPIRGLFLDEAVKEYRPQTILEVGTLVGYSAIRMARLLKADGRITCVEVNEEIAKVACSNIEKAGLTERVRIVVGDAKEVLPDLKGSFDMAFLDAVKDEYLTYLKSCERLLHPGSVVVADNVKSHAAEVADYLDYVRNSGKYRSTYKEAGSNYRYGAGVAEGDAVEVSVKL
- a CDS encoding TIGR03617 family F420-dependent LLM class oxidoreductase, which codes for MKVDAEVMVGSPAEIQELSIRAEEYGFDGLWVNETKHDPFLQLSLAAVNTKRIQVGTSIALAFTRSPTSLAYTAWDLQNLSGGRLILGLGSQVKGHIERRFGMKWESPAPKMREVVQAMRAVWESWQTGAKLDFQGRFFKLDLMTPFFSPGPLEQPRIPVYLAGVNEGMCRLVGEIGDGLHVHPLHTMRYLREVVGPSLERGLQKSGRKRGKVSVAASVFAAVGGNEREVDNVRQAYRDQIAFYASTRTYRRLMDLHGWGDICDRLHEHSVKGEWDKMAAEVSEEMLDEFVVKGRWDEIGQILSKRYGSMVDRVRLYLPFDGDESWKDLVAGFRA
- a CDS encoding iron-sulfur cluster assembly protein, coding for MSVEQVDMKEVQRQISKIVDPEIGMPIVEMNLIDKLDIKEGKVDVEYHATTQYCPPVFALKISQDIRDNLAQVKGVKSVNVVVTGHYFADAINRQVNKPAGSQDPQPTQQPQQ